A portion of the Bubalus kerabau isolate K-KA32 ecotype Philippines breed swamp buffalo chromosome 1, PCC_UOA_SB_1v2, whole genome shotgun sequence genome contains these proteins:
- the SAMD1 gene encoding sterile alpha motif domain-containing protein 1 — protein sequence MAGPPALPPPETAAAATTAAAASSSAASPHYQEWILDTIDSLRSRKARPDLERICRMVRRRHGPEPERTRAELEKLIQQRAVLRVSYKGSISYRNAARVQPPRRGATPPAPPRAPRGGPAAAAAPPPTPAPPPPPAPVAAAAAPARAPRAAAAAAATAPPSPGPAQPGPRAQRAAPLAAPPPAPAAPPAVAPPAGPRRAPPPAVAAREPPLPPAPQPQQQPPPPPPQPQQPPEGGAARAGGPARPVSLREVVRYLGGSGGAGGRLTRGRVQGLLEEEAAARGRLERTRLGALALPRGDRPGRAPPAASARASRSKRGGEERVLEKEEEDEDDEEEDDEDEVSEGSEVPEGDRPAGPQHHQLNGERGPQSAKERVKEWTPCGPHQGQDEGRGPAPGSGTRQVFSMAAMNKEGGSASAATGPDSPSPVPLPPGKPALPGADGTPFGCPSGRKEKPADPVEWTVTDVVEYFTEAGFPEQATAFQEQEIDGKSLLLMQRTDVLTGLSIRLGPALKIYEHHIKVLQQGHFEEDDPDGFLG from the exons ATGGCGGGGCCCCCGGCCCTACCCCCGCCGGAGACGGCGGCGGCCGCCACCACGGCGGCCGCTGCCTCGTCGTCCGCCGCTTCCCCGCACTACCAAGAGTGGATCCTGGACACCATCGACTCGCTGCGCTCGCGCAAGGCGCGGCCGGACCTGGAGCGCATCTGCCGGATGGTGCGGCGGCGGCACGGCCCGGAGCCGGAGCGCACGCGCGCCGAGCTAGAGAAACTGATCCAGCAACGCGCCGTGCTCCGGGTCAGCTACAAGGGGAGCATCTCGTACCGCAACGCGGCGCGCGTCCAGCCGCCCCGGCGCGGAGCCACCCCGCCGGCCCCGCCGCGCGCCCCCCGCGGGGGccccgctgccgccgccgcgcCGCCGCCCACGCCCGCCCCGCCGCCACCGCCCGCGcccgtcgccgccgccgccgccccggccCGGGCGCCCCGCGCggccgctgctgctgccgccacagCGCCCCCCTCGCCCGGCCCCGCGCAACCGGGCCCCCGCGCGCAGCGGGCCGCGCCCCTGGCcgcgccgccgcccgcgcccgcCGCTCCTCCGGCAGTGGCGCCCCCGGCCGGCCCGCGCCGCGCCCCCCCGCCCGCCGTCGCCGCCCGGgagccgccgctgccgccggcgccacagccacagcagcagccgccgccgccgccgccgcagccacAGCAGCCGCCGGAGGGGGGCGCGGCGCGGGCCGGCGGCCCGGCTCGGCCCGTGAGCCTGCGGGAAGTCGTGCGCTACCTCGGGGGTAGCGGCGGCGCCGGCGGCCGCCTGACCCGCGGCCGCGTGCAGGGTTTGCtagaggaggaggcggcggctcGGGGCCGCCTGGAGCGCACTCGTCTCGGAGCGCTCGCGCTGCCCCGCGGGGACAGGCCCGGGCGGGCGCCCCCGGCCGCCAGCGCCCGCGCGTCGCGGAGCAAG AGGGGTGGAGAAGAACGAGTGcttgagaaggaagaggaggatgaaGATGACGAAGAAgaagatgatgaagatgaagTGTCTGAGGGCTCCGAGGTGCCCGAGGGAGACCGTCCTGCAGGTCCCCAACACCACCAGCTTAATGGCGAGCGGGGCCCTCAGAGTGCCAAGGAGAGGGTCAAGGAGTGGACGCCCTGTGGACCCCACCAGGGCCAGGATGAAGGACGCGGGCCAGCGCCAGGCAGTGGCACCCGTCAGGTGTTCTCCATGGCCGCCATGAATAAGGAAGGGGGATCAG CCTCTGCTGCCACTGGGCCAGACTCCCCATCCCCCGTGCCTTTGCCCCCAGGAAAACCAGCCCTACCTGGGGCTGATGGGACCCCCTTTGGCTGTCC TTCCGGGCGCAAGGAGAAGCCGGCTGATCCTGTGGAGTGGACGGTGACAGATGTGGTAGAGTACTTCACCGAGGCTGGCTTCCCAGAGCAGGCCACAGCTTTCCAAGAACAG GAAATCGATGGCAAGTCTCTGCTGCTCATGCAACGCACAGACGTGCTGACAGGCCTGTCCATCCGCCTCGGCCCAGCCCTGAAAATCTACGAGCACCACATCAAGGTGCTGCAGCAAGGCCACTTTGAGGAGGACGATCCCGACGGCTTTCTAGGCTGA
- the C1H19orf67 gene encoding UPF0575 protein C19orf67 homolog isoform X1, whose translation MATEQWFVGPLPAGSGETPPLDDLESGAQPCEDPSWSPPPGGPGNPPEAEPENGVQGQLPEASTSTPSPERLAPGPRPTPPRLPLDTMFSPITEQLCYLLKKADDFQSYLLYSRDRVQKEQLAKAMPTFLQMCEPYFLYLEAAARSVPPVYGALQELIRKGLLEISQQLTLRLEQLVLMYASFGFVNLEETDPLSISCFFCGRFSISPSHEVSIFRYCAPAAYTASRFPRYLYKKMRWNLETTPEPSSREQDSHVDYYFLCYRDTWEDTGKSPANSCPQIQKLWSIGRWVPLGPAEDDLYSWILCPQPPGDYQQLLTIGFEEPSHMLATDLLVQILTGQAGVARPPSAAGPAAWAAQES comes from the exons ATGGCAACCGAACAGTGGTTCGTGGGGCCGCTCCCCGCGGGCTCTGGGGAAACGCCGCCCCTGGACGACTTGGAATCTGGGGCACAGCCCTGCGAAGACCCCTCGTGGTCGCCTCCCCCTGGCGGACCTGGGAACCCACCCGAGGCGGAGCCCGAGAATGGTGTTCAGGGACAGCTGCCCGAGGCCTCCACCTCTACGCCTTCACCGGAGCGTCTGGCCCCAGGCCCCCGGCCCACCCCTCCTCGCCTGCCGTTGGACACCATGTTCAGCCCCATCACCGAACAGCTCTGCTACCTGCTTAAGAAGGCAGATGATTTCCAGAGCTACTTGCTCTACAG CAGGGACCGAGTGCAGAAGGAACAGTTGGCAAAGGCCATGCCCACCTTCTTGCAGATGTGTGAGCCCTACTTCCTGTACCTGGAGGCAGCTGCTCGGAGCGTGCCCCCCGTCTATGGAGCCCTGCAGGAGCTGATCCGAAAGGGG CTGCTGGAGATCTCCCAACAACTCACTCTTCGCCTGGAACAGCTGGTCCTAATGTATGCCTCATTTGGGTTCGTGAACTTGGAGGAGACTGACCCCCTAAG CATCTCTTGTTTCTTCTGCGGGAGGTTCTCCATCAGTCCTTCCCACGAGGTATCCATCTTCAGATACTGTGCCCCTGCCGCCTACACCGCCAGCCGCTTCCCCCGATACCTCTATAAGAAGATGCGCTGGAACCTGGAAACCACCCCAGAGCCCAGCAGCCGGGAGCAAGATTCCCACGTGGATTA ctACTTCCTATGCTATAGAGATACATGGGAAGACACAGGCAAGAGTCCCGCCAATTCCTGCCCCCAGATTCAGAAGCTGTGGTCCATCGGCCGATGGGTGCCCCTAGGACCAGCCGAGGATGACCTTTATTCATG GATTTTGTGCCCGCAGCCGCCCGGGGACTACCAGCAGCTGCTGACCATCGGCTTCGAGGAGCCGTCGCACATGCTGGCCACCGACCTACTGGTGCAGATCCTCACGGGCCAGGCGGGCGTGGCTCGGCCCCCGAGCGCCGCCGGGCCCGCGGCGTGGGCCGCGCAGGAGTCTTGA
- the C1H19orf67 gene encoding UPF0575 protein C19orf67 homolog isoform X2, producing MFSPITEQLCYLLKKADDFQSYLLYSRDRVQKEQLAKAMPTFLQMCEPYFLYLEAAARSVPPVYGALQELIRKGLLEISQQLTLRLEQLVLMYASFGFVNLEETDPLSISCFFCGRFSISPSHEVSIFRYCAPAAYTASRFPRYLYKKMRWNLETTPEPSSREQDSHVDYYFLCYRDTWEDTGKSPANSCPQIQKLWSIGRWVPLGPAEDDLYSWIRVFSNESALRIRWPKYWSFSFNISPSNEHPGVISFRMDWLDLLAVQGTLKSLLQHHSSKASSLWRSAFFIVQLSHPYVTTGKLFSPVQ from the exons ATGTTCAGCCCCATCACCGAACAGCTCTGCTACCTGCTTAAGAAGGCAGATGATTTCCAGAGCTACTTGCTCTACAG CAGGGACCGAGTGCAGAAGGAACAGTTGGCAAAGGCCATGCCCACCTTCTTGCAGATGTGTGAGCCCTACTTCCTGTACCTGGAGGCAGCTGCTCGGAGCGTGCCCCCCGTCTATGGAGCCCTGCAGGAGCTGATCCGAAAGGGG CTGCTGGAGATCTCCCAACAACTCACTCTTCGCCTGGAACAGCTGGTCCTAATGTATGCCTCATTTGGGTTCGTGAACTTGGAGGAGACTGACCCCCTAAG CATCTCTTGTTTCTTCTGCGGGAGGTTCTCCATCAGTCCTTCCCACGAGGTATCCATCTTCAGATACTGTGCCCCTGCCGCCTACACCGCCAGCCGCTTCCCCCGATACCTCTATAAGAAGATGCGCTGGAACCTGGAAACCACCCCAGAGCCCAGCAGCCGGGAGCAAGATTCCCACGTGGATTA ctACTTCCTATGCTATAGAGATACATGGGAAGACACAGGCAAGAGTCCCGCCAATTCCTGCCCCCAGATTCAGAAGCTGTGGTCCATCGGCCGATGGGTGCCCCTAGGACCAGCCGAGGATGACCTTTATTCATG gatcagggtcttttcaaatgagtcagctcttcgcatcaggtggccaaagtattggagtttcagcttcaacatcagtccttccaatgaacacccaggagtgatctcctttaggatggactggttggatctccttgcagtccaagggactctcaagagtcttctccaacaccacagttcaaaagcatcaagtctttggcgctcagctttctttatagtccaactctcacatccatacgtgactactggaaaactgtTTAGTCCAGTCCAATAG
- the C1H19orf67 gene encoding UPF0575 protein C19orf67 homolog isoform X3 codes for MFSPITEQLCYLLKKADDFQSYLLYRDRVQKEQLAKAMPTFLQMCEPYFLYLEAAARSVPPVYGALQELIRKGLLEISQQLTLRLEQLVLMYASFGFVNLEETDPLSISCFFCGRFSISPSHEVSIFRYCAPAAYTASRFPRYLYKKMRWNLETTPEPSSREQDSHVDYYFLCYRDTWEDTGKSPANSCPQIQKLWSIGRWVPLGPAEDDLYSWIRVFSNESALRIRWPKYWSFSFNISPSNEHPGVISFRMDWLDLLAVQGTLKSLLQHHSSKASSLWRSAFFIVQLSHPYVTTGKLFSPVQ; via the exons ATGTTCAGCCCCATCACCGAACAGCTCTGCTACCTGCTTAAGAAGGCAGATGATTTCCAGAGCTACTTGCTCTACAG GGACCGAGTGCAGAAGGAACAGTTGGCAAAGGCCATGCCCACCTTCTTGCAGATGTGTGAGCCCTACTTCCTGTACCTGGAGGCAGCTGCTCGGAGCGTGCCCCCCGTCTATGGAGCCCTGCAGGAGCTGATCCGAAAGGGG CTGCTGGAGATCTCCCAACAACTCACTCTTCGCCTGGAACAGCTGGTCCTAATGTATGCCTCATTTGGGTTCGTGAACTTGGAGGAGACTGACCCCCTAAG CATCTCTTGTTTCTTCTGCGGGAGGTTCTCCATCAGTCCTTCCCACGAGGTATCCATCTTCAGATACTGTGCCCCTGCCGCCTACACCGCCAGCCGCTTCCCCCGATACCTCTATAAGAAGATGCGCTGGAACCTGGAAACCACCCCAGAGCCCAGCAGCCGGGAGCAAGATTCCCACGTGGATTA ctACTTCCTATGCTATAGAGATACATGGGAAGACACAGGCAAGAGTCCCGCCAATTCCTGCCCCCAGATTCAGAAGCTGTGGTCCATCGGCCGATGGGTGCCCCTAGGACCAGCCGAGGATGACCTTTATTCATG gatcagggtcttttcaaatgagtcagctcttcgcatcaggtggccaaagtattggagtttcagcttcaacatcagtccttccaatgaacacccaggagtgatctcctttaggatggactggttggatctccttgcagtccaagggactctcaagagtcttctccaacaccacagttcaaaagcatcaagtctttggcgctcagctttctttatagtccaactctcacatccatacgtgactactggaaaactgtTTAGTCCAGTCCAATAG
- the MISP3 gene encoding uncharacterized protein MISP3, translating into METPIEREIRRSCEREESLRRSRGLSPGRAGSELVELRVRPVLSLPGPSPALPRALERARAGAQMQRDIEREAYRQAALARREVPKQSARPPPQPLGELKRFFEAAGGCSSSPAAEGSADAQRLPEPGGRPHSVVQGRCPVLARAPPPIAQSLLEQEVREVNERERELQRQRLSLYGTAEFKEPAPSLTVSRGDGKLAVIWPPRRKPSENGLEQEEP; encoded by the exons ATGGAGACGCCCATCGAGCGCGAAATTCGCCGCAGCTGCGAACGCGAGGAAAGCTTGCGCCGGAGCCGGGGCCTGAGCCCAGGGCGCGCGGGCAGTGAACTCGTCGAACTGCGCGTGCGGCCGGTGCTCAGCCTGCCGGGCCCTAGCCCCGCGCTCCCGCGCGCTTTGGAGCGCGCTCGGGCGGGCGCTCAGATGCAGCGAGACATCGAGCGGGAGGCCTATCGGCAGGCGGCGCTGGCGCGCCGAGAGGTCCCGAAGCAGAGCGCCcggccgccgccgcagccgctggGCGAGCTCAAGCGCTTCTTCGAGGCTGCTGGCGGGTGCTCCTCCTCACCCGCGGCGGAGGGCAGCGCAGACGCGCAGCGGCTGCCCGAGCCCGGAGGCCGGCCGCATTCAGTCGTACAGGGCCGGTGTCCGGTGCTGGCTCGCGCCCCGCCGCCCATCGCACAGTCGCTGCTGGAGCAGGAGGTGCGCGAGGTGAATGAGCGCGAGCGGGAGCTGCAGCGCCAGCGGCTGAGCCTCTACGGCACCGCCGAGTTCAAGGAGCCCGCGCCCAGCCTAACGG TGAGCAGGGGCGACGGAAAGCTGGCGGTGATCTGGCCTCCTCGCAGAAAGCCTTCGGAGAACGGTCTGGAACAG GAGGAGCCTTGA